In Chryseobacterium oranimense, a single window of DNA contains:
- a CDS encoding endonuclease/exonuclease/phosphatase family protein yields the protein MKVFRLVILILHVGVFFLLLGTLMNAYVPPKIFPWFNLLSLGFPVLIVIYILFTLLWLFSLKKRTFIFMLAGLIFMVPVQRWVNFSSGTKETADLKVVTFNVKGGLMGASEIENYLTNANADVVMLQEAGKKVSVKGMEVIDNNGITKVFTKHKIINSKELIDSNYDSNNAYASQADIEIRGKVYRFINIYLEPFKFEKGMVKMDGVKEEDEQKLKNIVKRLIPVFKKHQDQIQSIKEGIENSPYPVIVMGDLNSVPNSYEYYHLSDGLQDAFVKAGKGSATSFHDYKFPIRIDYIFTSKTIQPVSYKVDRTIKLSDHYPVTGTFSINN from the coding sequence GTGAAAGTTTTCCGTCTTGTCATATTAATCCTGCATGTAGGTGTTTTCTTCCTCTTGCTGGGCACTTTAATGAATGCATATGTTCCGCCTAAAATATTTCCGTGGTTCAATCTGCTTTCCTTAGGATTTCCCGTCCTTATTGTCATCTACATACTATTTACTCTTTTATGGCTTTTCAGCTTGAAAAAGAGAACCTTTATATTTATGCTGGCCGGGCTTATTTTTATGGTCCCTGTACAAAGATGGGTGAACTTTTCTTCGGGTACAAAAGAAACAGCAGATCTGAAGGTGGTTACTTTTAACGTTAAAGGTGGCTTAATGGGAGCTTCTGAAATTGAAAATTACCTCACAAATGCCAATGCTGATGTGGTAATGCTGCAGGAAGCCGGAAAAAAAGTTTCTGTAAAAGGAATGGAGGTTATTGATAATAATGGGATAACCAAGGTTTTTACGAAACATAAAATCATCAACTCCAAAGAGCTTATCGATAGTAATTATGATAGCAATAATGCCTATGCTTCCCAGGCGGATATTGAAATCCGGGGAAAAGTATACCGCTTTATTAATATTTACCTGGAACCCTTCAAATTTGAAAAAGGGATGGTGAAAATGGACGGGGTAAAAGAAGAAGACGAGCAAAAACTGAAAAATATCGTTAAAAGGCTTATTCCTGTATTCAAAAAGCATCAGGATCAGATACAAAGTATCAAAGAAGGAATTGAAAATTCACCTTATCCTGTCATTGTAATGGGAGACCTGAATTCCGTACCCAATTCCTATGAATATTATCATTTGTCGGATGGGCTCCAGGATGCTTTTGTAAAAGCCGGGAAAGGGAGTGCTACAAGCTTCCACGATTATAAGTTTCCGATCAGAATCGACTATATTTTTACTTCAAAAACAATACAGCCGGTTAGCTATAAAGTTGACCGGACTATAAAGCTTTCAGATCATTATCCTGTCACCGGAACATTTTCAATAAATAACTAA
- the ftsZ gene encoding cell division protein FtsZ → MENIDTQGFSFDLPKGNSSIIKVIGVGGGGNNALKHMYEKGIYGVDFVVCNTDAQTLDNNPVANKVQLGTTITEGLGAGADPEVGEKSAIESIEEIKASMGQNTKMVFITAGMGGGTGTGAAPVIAKVAKDMGILTVGIVTVPFSFEGKRRLEQAEIGLEKLRNNVDSLIVINNDKLRQQFGNLGFKQGFSKADEVLTNAAKGMAEVITGYFDVNIDFRDAKSVLQNSGTALMSTGIASGENKAEEAVKKALDSPLLNDNKITGAKNVLLLIRSGAEEVTMDEIGVIMDHIQKEAGNTADIIFGVGADEELGDSVSVLVIATGFSNDSKKFAGPTEKIRISLNDSLEAPKTSPFKTREERDATSETTRDFGGKHTFRLDDEDSDIPQFGLKSSEKKMIIEEEEIKTEIKFFDKEEDAQSNPANSWRNEEEQQEESYSLFSYDEEGEDPNDLEIESFKFDFDAKKDETPSTPATRAFSDEKPVEFSFFVNNQPSSNEPKTDYGQPKAEFTASSAVTEIPVQAVEAIFQTRQEEPKAETKPAVEEKTETQAPKPAESEFTFVNKAVDQERILERRNKLKEFNSRYQSFDSTSEFESVPAFKRKNISIDGTNASDQNINTYLSDNNGSMQVRENRFLNKDVD, encoded by the coding sequence ATGGAAAACATAGATACACAAGGATTTTCATTTGATTTGCCAAAAGGAAATTCATCCATCATAAAAGTAATCGGTGTAGGCGGCGGCGGAAACAATGCCCTGAAACACATGTACGAGAAAGGAATCTACGGAGTGGATTTCGTAGTCTGTAATACAGATGCCCAGACTTTAGATAATAACCCTGTTGCCAATAAAGTACAGCTTGGTACTACCATCACTGAAGGTCTTGGTGCCGGTGCAGATCCTGAAGTTGGCGAAAAATCGGCTATTGAAAGTATCGAAGAGATCAAGGCTTCCATGGGCCAGAATACCAAGATGGTGTTCATCACTGCCGGAATGGGTGGTGGTACCGGTACCGGAGCAGCTCCCGTTATTGCCAAAGTAGCTAAAGATATGGGAATTCTAACGGTAGGTATCGTTACCGTTCCTTTCAGCTTTGAAGGTAAAAGAAGACTTGAGCAGGCTGAAATAGGCCTTGAAAAGCTAAGAAATAACGTTGACTCACTTATTGTGATCAATAATGATAAATTAAGACAGCAGTTCGGAAACCTTGGATTCAAGCAGGGATTCTCGAAAGCCGATGAAGTTTTAACCAATGCCGCAAAAGGAATGGCAGAGGTTATTACCGGTTACTTTGATGTAAACATTGACTTTAGAGATGCCAAATCTGTACTTCAAAACTCCGGGACTGCATTGATGTCTACCGGAATTGCATCAGGAGAAAATAAAGCAGAAGAAGCCGTTAAAAAAGCCCTTGACTCTCCGTTGTTGAATGACAATAAAATCACAGGAGCTAAAAACGTTCTTCTATTGATCAGAAGTGGTGCTGAAGAAGTAACCATGGATGAGATCGGGGTAATTATGGACCATATCCAGAAAGAAGCGGGAAATACGGCCGATATTATCTTCGGGGTAGGTGCTGATGAGGAACTGGGAGACTCTGTAAGCGTTCTTGTAATCGCTACCGGTTTTTCAAATGACAGCAAAAAATTTGCAGGTCCTACTGAAAAAATCAGAATCAGTCTTAACGACAGCCTTGAAGCTCCAAAAACATCACCTTTTAAGACAAGGGAAGAAAGAGATGCTACTTCTGAAACAACACGTGATTTCGGAGGAAAACACACCTTCAGACTGGATGATGAAGACAGTGATATCCCCCAGTTCGGACTGAAGTCTTCTGAAAAAAAAATGATTATTGAGGAAGAAGAAATCAAAACAGAAATAAAATTCTTTGATAAAGAGGAAGATGCACAGAGCAATCCTGCTAACAGCTGGAGAAATGAAGAGGAGCAGCAGGAAGAATCTTACAGCCTTTTCTCTTACGATGAAGAAGGAGAAGACCCTAATGATCTGGAAATCGAATCTTTTAAATTTGATTTTGACGCCAAAAAAGATGAAACTCCATCTACACCTGCAACCCGTGCTTTTTCAGATGAAAAGCCAGTTGAATTCAGTTTCTTTGTCAATAATCAGCCATCATCCAATGAGCCTAAAACAGATTACGGACAGCCAAAGGCAGAGTTTACAGCATCTTCTGCAGTAACTGAAATTCCGGTTCAGGCAGTTGAAGCTATCTTCCAGACAAGACAGGAAGAGCCAAAAGCTGAAACAAAACCGGCTGTTGAAGAAAAAACAGAAACTCAAGCTCCAAAACCTGCAGAATCTGAATTCACGTTTGTGAACAAAGCAGTGGATCAGGAAAGAATTCTGGAGAGAAGAAATAAACTGAAAGAGTTCAACTCACGCTATCAAAGCTTTGACAGCACAAGTGAATTCGAGTCTGTACCGGCTTTCAAAAGAAAGAATATCTCTATTGACGGAACCAATGCATCAGATCAGAATATCAACACTTATCTGTCTGACAACAACGGATCCATGCAGGTGAGAGAAAACAGATTTTTAAATAAAGACGTTGACTAA
- a CDS encoding GatB/YqeY domain-containing protein, which yields MSLENTISEAIKTAMREKDRVALDSLRAVKAQILLLQTEARGAEVSPEQEIAILQRMIKQRKDSFEQFSAQGRNDLAEVEEAQMKIIEKFLPKQLSPEELEAEIKNIISQTGAESAKDLGKVMGAASKALAGKSDGKSISEMAKKLLS from the coding sequence ATGAGTTTAGAAAATACTATAAGTGAAGCTATTAAAACAGCGATGAGAGAGAAGGACAGAGTTGCTCTGGACTCCTTGAGAGCTGTAAAAGCACAAATTTTACTTCTACAGACTGAAGCAAGAGGTGCTGAAGTTTCTCCCGAGCAGGAAATTGCCATTCTGCAGAGAATGATCAAGCAACGTAAAGATTCTTTCGAGCAGTTTTCAGCACAGGGAAGAAATGACCTTGCAGAAGTGGAGGAAGCTCAAATGAAAATAATTGAGAAATTCTTACCTAAACAACTCAGTCCGGAAGAATTGGAAGCGGAAATCAAGAATATTATTTCTCAGACCGGAGCCGAGTCTGCCAAAGACTTAGGAAAGGTGATGGGAGCTGCTTCAAAAGCTTTAGCAGGAAAGTCAGACGGGAAAAGTATTTCCGAAATGGCTAAAAAGCTTCTTTCATAA
- a CDS encoding BrxA/BrxB family bacilliredoxin, with amino-acid sequence MYPTDLVMPMKAELTDKGFEDLTTPAQVEEALKQSGTTLLVINSVCGCAAGAARPGVVYSLTGDKKPDHLTTVFAGFDTEAVAEARKHLAPFPPSSPCVALFKDGELVHMLERHHIEGNPAGAIAANLQAAFDEYC; translated from the coding sequence ATGTATCCAACAGATTTGGTAATGCCTATGAAGGCAGAACTTACAGATAAAGGTTTTGAAGATTTAACAACTCCTGCACAGGTAGAAGAGGCTTTAAAACAGTCCGGGACTACCCTTCTGGTTATTAATTCAGTATGCGGATGTGCAGCCGGAGCTGCAAGACCCGGAGTTGTATATTCTCTTACGGGAGACAAGAAACCTGATCATTTAACAACTGTTTTTGCAGGATTCGATACAGAAGCCGTAGCAGAAGCAAGAAAACACCTGGCTCCATTTCCTCCAAGCTCACCTTGTGTAGCTCTTTTCAAGGACGGAGAGCTGGTTCACATGCTTGAAAGACACCATATTGAAGGAAACCCTGCAGGTGCTATTGCAGCCAATCTTCAGGCTGCCTTTGATGAGTATTGTTAA
- the mutL gene encoding DNA mismatch repair endonuclease MutL translates to MSDIIQLLPDHVANQIAAGEVVQRPASIVKELLENAIDAGASKIELIIRDAGKNLIQVVDDGKGMSETDARMAFERHATSKIKATEDIFKIATKGFRGEALASIAAVSQVELRTKQNDAKIGTNIYIEGGVFQFQDPIQTADGSNFLVKNLFYNVPARRKFLKNNNVEFRHVIDEFQRVALAHENLEFSLFHDDEAVFRLRKGSQMQRIVDVFGRKLQPQLIPIKEDIIWCKLHGFVAKPEGAKKSRGEQFLFVNGRYFKSPYFNKAVQEAFEGLLLPGYVPTFFLYLELDPEKIDVNIHPQKTEVKFEDEHLIFALLRSTIKRSLGIYNVSPSLDFDKDPEMDAMMNKPFPSKGNSSGGVIKMPEIIVDKDYNPFIEERNVRPEEIQNLTEMYHQNINITAEPSKINLFEDEDFDEDLMRLPNGYWLFNKGDVTLMLDLGRMHRLVVSENNKSSKKPNVNPNSHTLLFSLEYHMNEIEKNKYTSFKKFLPELGFDMKIAHESVLRIDALPEGLKETQAMKFLENLFEILEYKTEEEFMQFYLNQWNKMQSKSRFDFIYKKDAEQMIKDFTALGFPEFLPDGKRCFYEVPFNDFKNKF, encoded by the coding sequence ATGTCAGATATTATTCAGCTTTTACCGGATCATGTAGCCAACCAAATTGCGGCAGGAGAAGTGGTGCAGAGGCCTGCGTCCATTGTGAAGGAACTTTTGGAAAATGCTATTGATGCAGGCGCATCCAAGATAGAATTAATTATCAGGGATGCCGGAAAAAACCTGATCCAGGTGGTGGATGATGGCAAAGGAATGTCTGAAACGGATGCCCGGATGGCATTTGAAAGACATGCTACGTCAAAGATCAAAGCAACAGAAGATATTTTCAAGATTGCCACTAAAGGATTTCGTGGTGAGGCATTGGCTTCTATTGCTGCTGTTTCCCAGGTTGAACTGAGAACAAAACAGAATGATGCCAAAATCGGAACCAATATTTACATTGAAGGCGGTGTATTTCAGTTTCAGGACCCGATACAGACTGCTGACGGATCCAATTTCCTGGTAAAAAATTTATTTTACAACGTTCCGGCCCGAAGAAAATTTCTTAAAAATAATAATGTTGAATTCAGACATGTTATTGATGAGTTTCAGCGCGTTGCATTAGCCCATGAAAACCTGGAGTTTTCTCTGTTTCATGATGATGAGGCCGTTTTCAGATTAAGAAAAGGCAGCCAGATGCAGCGTATTGTGGATGTTTTCGGACGTAAGCTGCAGCCGCAGCTGATCCCTATCAAGGAAGATATCATCTGGTGTAAGCTTCACGGATTCGTCGCAAAACCGGAAGGTGCCAAAAAATCCAGAGGAGAACAGTTTCTTTTTGTGAACGGAAGGTATTTCAAAAGTCCGTATTTCAATAAAGCAGTTCAGGAAGCTTTCGAAGGATTGCTTTTGCCGGGTTATGTTCCTACATTTTTCCTTTATCTTGAATTAGATCCCGAAAAAATAGATGTGAATATCCATCCCCAGAAAACAGAAGTGAAATTTGAAGATGAGCACCTGATTTTTGCCCTTCTTCGTTCCACCATCAAAAGATCACTGGGCATTTATAACGTTTCTCCAAGCCTTGATTTTGATAAGGATCCTGAAATGGATGCGATGATGAATAAACCTTTCCCAAGCAAAGGAAACAGCAGCGGGGGAGTTATCAAGATGCCGGAAATTATCGTTGATAAAGATTACAATCCATTTATTGAAGAAAGAAATGTACGTCCTGAAGAAATCCAGAATCTTACGGAAATGTACCATCAGAATATTAATATTACAGCAGAACCCTCAAAAATCAATTTATTTGAAGACGAAGATTTTGACGAAGACCTGATGAGGTTGCCCAATGGCTATTGGCTGTTCAATAAAGGAGACGTAACCCTGATGCTGGACCTTGGAAGAATGCACAGGCTGGTTGTTTCTGAAAATAATAAATCATCAAAGAAGCCTAATGTTAACCCAAACAGCCATACGCTGCTCTTTTCTTTAGAGTATCACATGAACGAAATTGAAAAGAATAAATACACTTCTTTCAAAAAATTTCTTCCTGAACTCGGGTTTGACATGAAAATTGCACATGAAAGCGTACTGAGAATAGATGCACTTCCGGAAGGCTTAAAAGAAACCCAGGCGATGAAGTTCCTGGAAAACCTTTTTGAGATCCTGGAATATAAAACTGAAGAAGAATTTATGCAGTTCTATCTCAACCAGTGGAACAAAATGCAGTCTAAATCAAGATTTGATTTCATCTACAAAAAAGATGCGGAACAGATGATTAAAGATTTCACGGCATTAGGCTTCCCGGAATTTTTACCGGATGGCAAAAGATGCTTTTATGAAGTTCCGTTTAATGACTTTAAAAACAAATTTTAA
- a CDS encoding rhomboid family intramembrane serine protease, with translation MFNNIPPITRNLIIINAIVFVASYFLGNKAIEYLAGFYPFSPFFHSWQVITHMFMHGSIMHILFNMLTLYSFGPILEQSLGDKKYLILYFLSGLGAFFLFNLWNFIEVQQFTRELQQLGFNVNAYLSGAHVEFTGTAESIAKQRSLLDNVSAIVTTPMVGASGAIFGVVAAFATLYPDSKIMMMFIPVPMKVKYLMPIVILVSIYLGVSGNGGGIAHLAHVGGALVGWILARIWRKHLYRFN, from the coding sequence ATGTTTAACAATATACCGCCGATCACCAGAAACCTTATCATTATCAATGCTATCGTATTTGTTGCCTCTTATTTTTTAGGAAACAAGGCAATCGAATATCTTGCGGGGTTTTATCCTTTTTCGCCGTTTTTCCATTCATGGCAAGTTATTACGCACATGTTTATGCATGGAAGTATAATGCATATTTTGTTTAATATGCTGACGCTATACAGCTTTGGACCCATTCTGGAGCAGTCGTTGGGTGATAAAAAATACCTTATACTCTATTTCTTAAGTGGATTGGGTGCTTTTTTCCTTTTCAACTTATGGAATTTTATAGAAGTTCAGCAGTTTACCCGAGAGTTACAACAGCTTGGGTTTAACGTTAATGCTTATTTATCAGGTGCCCATGTTGAATTTACCGGAACAGCAGAATCTATAGCAAAACAAAGAAGTTTGCTGGATAATGTAAGCGCTATTGTGACAACGCCAATGGTTGGTGCTTCCGGAGCTATTTTCGGAGTTGTAGCTGCTTTTGCCACTCTTTATCCGGATTCAAAAATTATGATGATGTTTATCCCTGTTCCTATGAAGGTAAAATACCTGATGCCTATCGTTATTTTAGTTTCCATATACCTGGGAGTTTCAGGAAACGGAGGGGGTATTGCCCATCTGGCTCACGTTGGAGGAGCATTAGTTGGCTGGATTCTTGCAAGGATCTGGAGAAAACATCTGTATAGATTCAATTAA
- a CDS encoding endonuclease/exonuclease/phosphatase family protein, whose protein sequence is MVGFLMNGMEYPSLYSMKLSQLLLFIHIVVAVLLLCTLGNAWIPPNFLGALNLLSLGFPYLIIVYVLLTFVWVLKRKKVAIAFALGALLFYNPVRRWVNFSPKTENLKSIRDIKVLTFNVKYGDFGWDKVKKYITDQNADIILVQEKDTNRAIRKDMIKYPSVILKTKHKILRQESLIEDKARGNSFYADIDINGKIIRVVNVYLEPFRLHKSMLEFDGFAKEGGKIATLLSHMTPTFKAHEDQIKKIRKVIDFSPYPVILAGDFNSVPNSYEYYNLGKDLQDAFLTVGNGASTSFHDYKVPLRIDYIFTSKSIIPLSYKVDQSVKLSDHYPVIAEFLLN, encoded by the coding sequence TTGGTAGGGTTTTTGATGAATGGAATGGAGTACCCAAGTCTGTATTCCATGAAGCTGAGTCAATTACTGCTATTTATACATATCGTTGTTGCCGTGCTGCTGCTATGCACACTGGGTAATGCATGGATACCACCTAACTTCTTAGGTGCCCTTAACCTGCTGTCTCTGGGCTTCCCATACCTTATTATTGTCTACGTTTTACTTACTTTTGTCTGGGTATTAAAAAGAAAAAAAGTTGCCATTGCTTTTGCGCTTGGGGCTCTTCTTTTTTATAATCCTGTAAGAAGGTGGGTTAATTTTTCTCCAAAAACAGAAAACTTAAAATCAATCAGAGATATTAAAGTTCTCACTTTTAATGTAAAATATGGTGATTTTGGCTGGGATAAAGTAAAAAAATATATCACAGACCAGAATGCAGATATCATTCTTGTTCAGGAAAAAGATACCAACCGTGCTATAAGAAAGGATATGATCAAGTATCCATCGGTTATTTTAAAAACAAAGCACAAAATTTTAAGACAGGAATCACTGATTGAAGATAAGGCGAGAGGGAATTCCTTTTATGCGGATATAGATATCAACGGAAAGATCATAAGAGTGGTCAATGTATATCTGGAGCCATTCAGACTTCATAAATCGATGCTTGAATTTGACGGTTTTGCAAAAGAGGGAGGAAAGATAGCCACGCTGCTTTCGCATATGACTCCTACTTTTAAGGCTCATGAAGACCAGATCAAAAAAATCAGAAAAGTGATTGATTTTTCACCTTATCCGGTAATCCTGGCGGGCGATTTTAATTCTGTTCCCAATTCTTATGAATATTATAATCTGGGAAAAGATCTTCAGGATGCCTTCCTTACGGTAGGAAACGGAGCTTCTACCAGCTTTCATGACTATAAGGTTCCGTTAAGAATAGACTATATTTTTACCTCCAAATCCATTATTCCTTTAAGCTATAAAGTGGACCAATCTGTAAAATTATCGGATCATTATCCTGTAATTGCAGAATTTCTGCTAAATTAG
- the ftsA gene encoding cell division protein FtsA yields MENQEYSVGLDIGTTKIVAIVGRRNAHGKIEVLGVGKAKSLGVHKGIVNNISQTINSIKAAVSEAQSSAGVPIRKVTVGIAGKHIRSLQHSDYIMREHPDKFITDDDIEALKDQVKKLVMLPGEEIIHVLPQEYKVDSEGEIQEPVGMHGKRLEANFHVVVGQMGSIRNIARCVREAGLEMEALTLEPLASSEAVLTKEEKEAGVAIVDIGGGTTDIAIFKDNIIRHTCVIPYGGGIITEDIKEGCSIIEKHAEQLKVKFGSAVPELEKDSTFVTIPGLHGRPDKEISLKTLAQIINARVEEILEMVNTELKAYGAFEQKKKLIAGIVLTGGGSNLKHLRQLANYTTGFDSRIGFANEYIANDKNQYLKGPEFATSIGLLMESLKIRDKKQGAEAEEIVEEQPTKAEAAVTQTETAQSVQPAAVVQEQTIVNEQQENRRAKLTFGQSLMEKVKKFFEEVE; encoded by the coding sequence ATGGAAAATCAAGAGTATTCAGTAGGTCTGGACATCGGAACAACAAAGATTGTTGCGATTGTCGGAAGGAGGAATGCACACGGGAAGATAGAAGTTCTCGGCGTTGGAAAGGCCAAAAGTCTTGGAGTTCATAAAGGGATTGTGAATAATATCTCACAAACCATCAACTCCATCAAGGCGGCCGTTTCTGAAGCACAATCCAGCGCAGGAGTTCCCATCCGTAAAGTTACGGTAGGTATTGCAGGAAAACATATCCGTTCCCTTCAGCATTCCGACTATATCATGCGTGAGCATCCGGACAAATTTATTACAGACGACGACATCGAGGCACTAAAAGATCAGGTAAAAAAACTGGTCATGCTTCCGGGAGAAGAAATTATCCATGTTCTTCCCCAGGAATATAAAGTAGATTCCGAAGGTGAAATTCAGGAGCCTGTAGGGATGCACGGTAAACGTCTGGAGGCCAATTTCCATGTGGTGGTAGGACAAATGGGCAGCATCCGGAACATCGCAAGATGTGTAAGAGAAGCCGGCCTTGAAATGGAAGCCCTTACCCTGGAGCCTTTGGCATCTTCAGAAGCTGTTTTAACCAAAGAAGAAAAAGAAGCCGGCGTTGCTATTGTAGACATAGGCGGCGGTACTACAGATATTGCTATCTTCAAAGACAATATCATCCGTCATACCTGCGTAATTCCTTACGGAGGCGGTATCATTACGGAAGATATCAAAGAAGGCTGCTCAATTATTGAAAAACATGCAGAACAGCTGAAAGTAAAATTCGGTTCTGCAGTTCCGGAACTGGAAAAAGACAGTACATTTGTTACCATTCCCGGGCTTCACGGAAGACCGGACAAGGAAATTTCCCTTAAAACCCTGGCACAGATTATCAACGCCAGAGTAGAAGAAATCCTTGAAATGGTGAATACAGAATTAAAAGCTTACGGAGCATTCGAACAAAAGAAAAAGCTGATCGCAGGGATTGTCCTTACAGGAGGTGGATCCAACCTGAAACATCTTCGTCAGCTGGCCAATTATACTACAGGTTTTGACAGCAGAATTGGTTTTGCCAACGAATATATTGCCAACGATAAAAACCAGTACCTGAAAGGCCCGGAATTTGCTACATCAATCGGCTTACTGATGGAAAGTTTAAAGATCCGTGACAAAAAGCAGGGAGCCGAAGCAGAAGAGATTGTTGAAGAGCAACCAACCAAAGCAGAAGCAGCTGTAACACAGACAGAAACAGCTCAGTCCGTTCAGCCGGCAGCCGTAGTTCAGGAGCAAACCATTGTTAATGAGCAACAGGAAAACAGAAGAGCGAAACTGACTTTCGGGCAGTCGCTTATGGAAAAAGTTAAAAAATTCTTTGAAGAAGTAGAGTAA
- a CDS encoding GH3 auxin-responsive promoter family protein — MATKALFNTVVNWFIRQRIDQIQNFMDHPIETQKGILFSQLFHAEDTEYGKAYGFNSISSYQDFKNKVPIVTYEDFEPFIEKARQGHKDVSWPGYIKHFAKSSGTTNAKSKFIPISTESLEYCHMKAGKDMVSIYANNHPENQLFTNKNLRLGGSSELHADFNTKFGDLSAILIDNLPFWVEITTTPSKKVSLMSEWESKLKAITSEVKNEDVGSILGVPSWMMVLLQRVLKETGSGSISELWPNLEVFFHGGISFKPYRDQYRQIIGKKINYYEIYNASEGFFGIQDRSDSDEMLLMLDYGIFYEFIPMDQFHFSNPKVVSLEDVEVGKNYAMVITTNGGLWRYLIGDTVVFTSTNPFRIKITGRTKHYINAFGEELMITNVESALSKACEVTGASITDFTGAPVFMKENESGAHEWIFEFSQHPDDLERFTDAFDHHLKTINSDYEAKRYNNLTLKRPIVHIAQPCLFYRWLESKGKLGGQNKVPRLSNDREYIDPLLELNKVDSERKSEAGT; from the coding sequence ATGGCAACAAAGGCACTTTTCAATACTGTCGTCAACTGGTTTATCCGTCAAAGGATAGATCAGATTCAGAATTTCATGGATCATCCCATTGAAACCCAGAAAGGTATACTCTTTTCGCAGCTTTTTCATGCTGAAGATACTGAATACGGCAAGGCATACGGTTTTAATTCCATTTCCAGCTATCAGGACTTTAAAAACAAGGTTCCGATCGTTACTTATGAAGATTTTGAACCTTTTATTGAAAAAGCCAGACAAGGGCACAAGGATGTAAGCTGGCCCGGCTATATCAAACATTTTGCAAAATCATCGGGAACCACGAATGCGAAAAGCAAATTCATCCCGATATCTACAGAAAGCCTTGAATACTGCCACATGAAGGCAGGAAAGGACATGGTTTCCATCTACGCCAACAATCATCCGGAAAATCAGCTGTTCACGAATAAAAACCTGCGCCTGGGGGGAAGCTCTGAGCTTCATGCGGATTTCAATACCAAATTTGGGGATCTTTCGGCTATTTTAATAGACAATCTTCCGTTCTGGGTAGAAATCACCACAACACCCAGTAAAAAAGTCTCCCTGATGTCTGAATGGGAAAGCAAGCTTAAAGCTATCACTTCAGAAGTAAAGAATGAAGATGTAGGAAGCATCCTTGGGGTACCGAGCTGGATGATGGTTCTTCTTCAGAGGGTTCTAAAGGAAACCGGAAGCGGAAGTATTTCTGAGCTCTGGCCCAATTTAGAGGTCTTTTTTCACGGAGGAATCAGTTTTAAGCCCTATAGGGACCAATACAGGCAGATCATCGGAAAAAAGATCAATTACTACGAAATTTACAATGCCTCCGAAGGCTTCTTCGGGATACAGGACCGCTCGGACAGTGACGAAATGCTTCTGATGCTTGATTACGGTATTTTTTATGAATTCATTCCGATGGATCAGTTCCATTTTTCCAATCCGAAGGTAGTCAGCCTGGAAGATGTTGAAGTCGGAAAAAATTATGCAATGGTGATCACTACTAACGGAGGCTTATGGAGATACCTTATCGGAGATACCGTTGTTTTTACCTCAACCAATCCCTTCAGAATAAAAATTACAGGAAGAACCAAACATTACATCAATGCATTTGGCGAAGAACTTATGATTACCAATGTAGAGTCTGCTCTTTCCAAAGCCTGTGAAGTTACGGGAGCAAGCATCACCGATTTTACCGGAGCGCCTGTTTTCATGAAAGAGAATGAAAGCGGAGCCCACGAGTGGATCTTTGAATTCAGCCAACACCCGGATGATCTTGAACGTTTTACCGACGCCTTTGACCACCATTTGAAAACAATTAATTCTGATTATGAAGCTAAGAGATACAATAATCTGACTCTTAAAAGACCCATTGTACATATTGCCCAACCATGCCTGTTCTATCGATGGCTGGAATCTAAAGGTAAACTCGGCGGCCAGAATAAAGTTCCCAGACTTAGCAATGACAGGGAATATATAGACCCTTTGCTGGAACTTAACAAGGTAGACTCAGAAAGAAAGTCAGAAGCTGGAACATAG